In Eriocheir sinensis breed Jianghai 21 chromosome 8, ASM2467909v1, whole genome shotgun sequence, the following proteins share a genomic window:
- the LOC126995763 gene encoding cilia- and flagella-associated protein 157-like, giving the protein MAPKGGKKGGKKKGGKKKEKGEEEEEGEQKEAISELDKHFYLNQIQALEVKLTRATTRCEQLVEAESHARSQYDLLQRDKTDVINFLKARLSSTSDEVEELRSRLAGLVKAKEAEQQQYEERLATLAKDAENTRLDLNDKIIALTRKLESLEEFRQHKEELEGKLAALEEELATSREEHKAKVSFLERASLVEAAAQRAELEARVTRITEDLRRAAQTEMHSTTRRALQENEALTRQLEVFRGRITSLRAENTSLRESLSDSQVREGLLQDTVRQVTARGERRARLLQAVTEKAEEQARVWRDYHRLARDNTQLRRDLQAVQAEVDGATQTACDLRQKMVEKDVALELTACHLRQQEAARSTLQEAITSALTLLHQAAFQGETSKEVDTTGAILQQLVTLLTAAEQAQMYASAEPARPSPPGAAPAVGGGGREEEGQKEGRREGGGQVQYHAGDLGLLPRPPRKARDTTPDK; this is encoded by the exons ATGGCgccgaagggaggaaagaaaggcgggaagaagaagggagggaagaagaaggagaaaggggaggaggaggaggagggggagcagaagGAGGCCATCTCAGAGCTGGACAAACACTTCTACCTTAACCAAATTCAG GCCCTGGAGGTGAAGCTGACGCGCGCCACCACCCGCTGCGAACAGCTGGTGGAGGCGGAGAGCCACGCCCGGAGCCAGTACGACCTCCTGCAGCGGGACAAGACCGACGTGATCAACTTCCTAAAGGCGAG GCTGTCATCCACGAGCGACGAGGTAGAGGAGCTGAGGAGTCGCCTGGCGGGGCTGGTGAAGGCGAAGGAGGCAGAGCAGCAGCAGTACGAG GAGCGCCTCGCCACCCTAGCCAAGGACGCGGAGAACACGCGGCTGGACCTCAACGACAAGATCATTGCGCTCACCCGCAAGCTGGAGAGCCTCGAGGAGTTCCGCCAACAcaaggaggagctggaggggAAGCTGGCGGCCCTGGAGGAGGAGCTCGCCACCAGCAGGGAGGAGCATAAGGCGAAG GTGAGCTTCCTGGAGCGTGCGTCGCTGGTGGAAGCGGCGGCCCAGCGTGCAGAGCTTGAGGCGCGCGTCACCAGGATTACCGAGGACCTACGCCGCGCCGCCCAGACGGAGATGCACTCCACCACGCGTCGCGCCCTACAAGAGAACGAGGCCCTCACCCGCCAGTTGGAGGTGTTCCGCGGCCGCATCACCTCGCTCAGGGCAGAGAACACCAGCCTTAGGGAATCTCTATCCGACTCACAG GTGCGCGAGGGTCTGCTGCAGGACACGGTGCGGCAGGTGACGGCGAGGGGGGAGAGGCGCGCCAGACTGCTGCAGGCCGTCACGGAGAAGGCCGAGGAGCAGGCTCGCGTGTGGAGGGACTACCACCGCCTCGCCCGGGACAACACGCAGCTCCGGCGCGACCTGCAG GCAGTGCAGGCGGAGGTGGACGGCGCCACACAGACGGCTTGTGACCTGCGGCAGAAGATGGTGGAGAAGGACGTGGCGCTGGAGCTAACGGCCTGCCACCTTCGCCAGCAGGAGGCCGCGCGCTCCACTCTGCAGGAGGCCATCACCTCCGCCCTCACCCTGCTGCACCAGGCCGccttccag GGCGAAACAAGCAAGGAGGTGGACACCACGGGGGCAATACTTCAGCAGCTTGTTACGCTGCTCACTGCGGCGGAGCAGGCGCAGATGTACGCCTCGGCGGAGCCTGCACGACCGTCCCCACCCGGCGCTGCTCCGGCCGTaggcggcggcgggcgggaggAGGAAGGTCAGAAGGAGGGGCGGCGTGAGGGCGGTGGCCAAGTCCAGTACCATGCAGGAGACTTGGGACTTCTGCCTCGCCCACCACGCAAGGCACGGGACACTACACCTGACAAATGA
- the LOC126995647 gene encoding GRIP and coiled-coil domain-containing protein 1-like, with product MTSKRELLATIEKQRDQISKYETKLKDVVRAYKGLLKEKEALEASLSALAETSSSKPKPSSDGAAEPTEGQQPPEGEGEGEASANAEPKDSNTEASTSKDAEDLKNKIVALTSALNTVSSEKKRIETSFQNDKKRLLAEKEKLEKNLQEAESARKSCEANCEEKMKDLRSRLIISQHERDQDSQNSAVMLRELESKLSVERSLKERTEAILEETRQQLQRCAVPASTRVPEHYEKKISDLQNELEQVRSRLKKAEQQAEEPPLLRKLQGQMEELRTQHNQALLQERSRSTGMEESAKDLANAHEERVAALEARLTDLSLSVASYDRTRQEDLLAIHKLKDKVSELAQENTFLLSRLEPDTDNSETDINTLCHHITKLRDQLITANLHSQHPVDVESLLNGGENIHIRCQQEYDQLKEEFENYKISSKQQTKAVKESVCKGECGKHLEDLRQKVRNLTSAAQLAADSHSQQVASLRKESTALKASYENQLRRLESDNRAAVAALEQQLSLQQQRSLSTLSERDAEIQRLTEELHKQEKAPPQSGLGTLEATAALLSQVSGGSEGPLLHHLEELARKDQEVSQLRREKRQLETTMREVQMAAIVRQQAQQDTIEALEEEAERHRRNVSREGENLEYLKNVVLQYMVSSDAESRQLMLNAIATILKFTSKELESVKKYNALWWWQPAPRSATPGKPSPTS from the exons ATGACAAGCAAGAGGGAGTTACTAGCAACCATAGAAAAACAAAGGGACCAAATTTCAAAGTATGAAACAAAGTTGAAAg ATGTAGTGAGAGCTTATAAAGGACTTTTGAAAGAGAAGGAGGCCCTTGAGGCCAGTTTATCTGCTCTAGCAGAGACCTCCAGTAGCAAACCAAAGCCAAGCAGTGATGGTGCTGCTGAGCCGACAGAGGGGCAGCAGCCTCctgagggtgagggagaaggggaagccTCGGCAAATGCAGAACCAAAG GACAGCAATACAGAAGCAAGCACATCAAAAGATGCTGAAGACCTAAAGAATAAAATAGTTGCTTTAACCTCTGCTCTAAACACAGTATCCTCAGAGAAGAAACGAATTGAAACTTCTTTTCAAAATGACAAAAAGAGACTCttagcagagaaagaaaag CTGGAAAAGAACCTACAAGAAGCTGAGAGTGCCAGAAAGTCATGTGAAGCAAACtgtgaggagaaaatgaaagaccTTCGAAGTCGATTGATAATATCTCAACATGAGCGAGACCAGGACTCTCAAAACTCAGCTGTCATGTTGAG GGAACTAGAAAGTAAACTGTCTGTGGAGCGCAGTTTGAAGGAACGCACTGAGGCAATCTTAGAAGAGACACGGCAGCAGCTTCAGCGATGTGCAGTACCAGCTAGTACAAGAGTCCCTGAACACTATGAGAAGAAGATCAGCGATCTTCAGAATGAACTGGAACAG GTCAGGTCTCGTCTAAAAAAAGCTGAGCAGCAGGCAGAGGAGCCTCCATTACTTCGAAAACTCCAAGGGCAGATGGAAGAATTACGCACTCAACACAATCAGGCACTACTGCAG GAGAGGTCCCGTTCCACTGGCATGGAAGAGTCAGCAAAGGACCTAGCAAATGCACATGAAGAGCGTGTGGCAGCCCTTGAGGCTCGCCTGACTGACCTCTCGCTATCAGTGGCATCTTATGACCGAACCCGACAAGAAGACCTTCTGGCCATACACAAATTAAAG GATAAAGTATCAGAACTGGCTCAGGAGAACACTTTCCTTTTGTCCCGCCTGGAGCCTGACACAGACAACAGTGAAACAGATATCAACACACTCTGCCACCACATCACCAAACTGAGGGACCAGCTCATCACTGCCAACCTCCACTCACAACACCCAGTGGATGTGGAAA GCCTCTTGAACGGTGGGGAAAACATCCACATTCGGTGCCAGCAGGAATACGATCAACTAAAGGAAGAATTTGAAAATTATAAGATATCATCCAAACAACAAACAAA AGCTGTCAAAGAGTCTGTCTGCAAAGGGGAGTGTGGAAAGCATCTTGAAGATTTGCGTCAGAAAGTTCGCAACCTCACTTCTGCAGCTCAATTGGCAGCTGATTCTCACTCCCAACAAGTTGCCTCATTACGAAAA GAATCCACTGCCTTAAAAGCCTCTTACGAGAACCAGCTGCGGCGACTTGAGAGTGACAATCGTGCAGCAGTGGCAGCCTTGGAGCAGCAGCTGTCTCTTCAGCAGCAGCGCTCTCTTTCCACATTGAGTGAGCGAGATGCAGAAATTCAGCGGCTGACTGAGGAACTCCATAAGCAAGAGAAGGCACCACCACAG AGTGGCCTTGGTACCCTGGAGGCCACAGCTGCCCTTTTGTCACAGGTGagtggagggagtgaggggcCCCTCCTTCATCACCTTGAAGAATTGGCACGAAAAGACCAGGAAGTTTCTCAGCTACGGCGGGAAAAAAGACAGTTGGAAACAACCATGCGGGAGGTACAGATGGCAGCCATTGTACGTCAGCAAGCTCAGCAGGATACCATTGAGGCTTtagaggaggaggctgaaag ACATCGAAGAAATGTTTCCAGGGAAGGGGAAAACTTGGAATACCTGAAGAATGTTGTGCTTCAATATATGGTTAGTTCTGATGCAGAGTCACGCCAGTTGATGCTGAATGCCATCGCCACTATTCTTAAATTCACGAGTAAAGAGCTGGAGAGTGTGAAGAAATACAATGCCCTTTGGTGGTGGCAGCCAGCACCAAGGAGTGCAACTCCAGGGAAGCCTTCTCCCACATCATAG
- the LOC126995648 gene encoding uncharacterized protein LOC126995648 isoform X2: MPDTMMFGNGSQFAAEGLRITPVKPMASWKIQYEGPMKMRGSPLARYQVELDVQWTSNQPYFDFDTDMDARALARSIAREPWSRKYFQGLREAHQSHYEQMGRIEGTVVVDGHPYVLRLDSMRDHSYGHKREWKLMHRYGLHMFATKDGLQGNVGIICQPATCTQLEMGYIYEDGKMLPVSRVNLPLWQHGENGHPPSDYAFSFVAGGKQYVVEVSVLEAPEFYIGWEWETRVVERMATFRINGRKGWGLAEWEYRHHGGRPRAYSVGDPAWTNDLVKEAEDDTIEIKSDDGPQCVIHYPELMSDKPSRIILLSDRSYGKLIECKNIRMELGAEVCHDQCETIPAPNYDPKRDGYHRPCYMKFVKVKTNTKISTVENSIENQNKTQEEIFSEKSKPQDVSYSDQSKPELGKQSDQSKAEQEIHSDHSHTHHQISLENHSETKDEYSSGDRKTKNENFIEESINEYGNYSNGSQYENDSASQCETVHENYSDPIKEIEHKDHTDSSNITS; this comes from the exons ATGCCCGACACAATGATGTTTGGGAACGGGAGTCAGTTTGCCGCTGAGGGCCTGCGCATCACCCCAGTCAAGCCCATGGCTTCCTGGAAGATTCAGTACGAAGGTCCCATGAA GATGAGGGGCAGCCCATTGGCTAGGTATCAGGTGGAGTTGGATGTTCAATGGACCAGCAACCAACCTTACTTCGACTTCGACACGGACATGGATGCGAGGGCCCTGGCGAGGAGCATTGCCAGGGAGCCATGGTCTCGCAAGTACTTCCAAGGTCTCAGAGA GGCACACCAGAGCCACTATGAGCAGATGGGTCGCATAGAGGGcacggtggtggtggacggccaccCCTATGTTCTTCGACTTGATTCAATGAGGGACCACAGCTATG GCCACAAGCGAGAGTGGAAGCTGATGCACCGGTACGGCCTGCACATGTTTGCCACCAAAGATGGTCTACAGGGTAATGTGGGTATTATCTGCCAGCCCGCCACATGCACACA GCTGGAAATGGGCTACATATATGAGGACGGCAAAATGTTGCCTGTGAGCAGGGTCAACCTTCCCCTGTGGCAGCATGGGGAGAATGGGCACCCACCATCAGACTATGCCTTCTCCTTTGTGGCAG GTGGGAAGCAGTACGTTGTGGAAGTGTCTGTCTTAGAGGCACCAGAGTTCTACATCGGCTGGGAGTGGGAGACGCGCGTGGTGGAGCGAATGGCCACTTTCAG AATAAATGGCCGTAAAGGATGGGGCCTCGCTGAGTGGGAGTACCGCCACCATGGTGGTCGTCCTCGTGCATACAGTGTTGGTGACCCTGCCTGGACGAATGACCTTGTAAAAG AAGCAGAAGACGACACGATAGAGATAAAATCAGATGATGGCCCCCAGTGTGTGATTCATTATCCTGAACTCATGTCTGATAAACCTTCTCGAATAATACTTCTCAGTGACAGGAGTTATGGCAAACTTATTGAATGCAAAAATATCAGAATGGAATTAGGAGCTGAAGTTTGTCATGATCAGTGTGAAACTATTCCTGCTCCTAATTATGATCCTAAAAGAGATGGGTATCACAGACCATGCTACATGAAGTTTGTCAAAGTcaagacaaacacaaaaataagtaCTGTTGAAAACAGTAttgaaaatcaaaacaaaacccAAGAAGAAATCTTCTCTGAGAAAAGCAAACCCCAAGATGTAAGTTACTCAGATCAAAGCAAACCTGAACTTGGGAAGCAGAGTGATCAAAGTAAAGCAGAACAGGAAATCCATTCTGATCACAGCCACACTCATCATCAAATCAGCCTCGAAAATCACAGTGAAACAAAAGATGAATATTCCTCTGGTGACAGGAAAACCAAGAATGAAAATTTTATTGAGGAAAGTATAAATGAATATGGAAACTATTCAAATGGAAGCCAATATGAAAATGATTCTGCATCTCAGTGTGAAACTGTTCATGAAAACTATTCTGATCCTATCAAAGAAATTGAACACAAAGACCATACAGACTCAAGCAACATAACATCTTAG
- the LOC126995648 gene encoding uncharacterized protein LOC126995648 isoform X1 yields the protein MLYLVVGVAALTWLVLWSTTPPPRILGVYSRPGFWYWLKVIVFYILVKVRRWSNKTGGSGADVGYGVKSRDRPELMECVQPLSDHPKAIDAVYFNAANENGYYLVAATARRPKGVINGLLFLRIPSVGLLQLPKMPDTMMFGNGSQFAAEGLRITPVKPMASWKIQYEGPMKMRGSPLARYQVELDVQWTSNQPYFDFDTDMDARALARSIAREPWSRKYFQGLREAHQSHYEQMGRIEGTVVVDGHPYVLRLDSMRDHSYGHKREWKLMHRYGLHMFATKDGLQGNVGIICQPATCTQLEMGYIYEDGKMLPVSRVNLPLWQHGENGHPPSDYAFSFVAGGKQYVVEVSVLEAPEFYIGWEWETRVVERMATFRINGRKGWGLAEWEYRHHGGRPRAYSVGDPAWTNDLVKEAEDDTIEIKSDDGPQCVIHYPELMSDKPSRIILLSDRSYGKLIECKNIRMELGAEVCHDQCETIPAPNYDPKRDGYHRPCYMKFVKVKTNTKISTVENSIENQNKTQEEIFSEKSKPQDVSYSDQSKPELGKQSDQSKAEQEIHSDHSHTHHQISLENHSETKDEYSSGDRKTKNENFIEESINEYGNYSNGSQYENDSASQCETVHENYSDPIKEIEHKDHTDSSNITS from the exons ATGCTGTACCTGGTAGTGGGCGTGGCGGCCCTGACCTGGCTGGTGCTGTGGTCCACAACGCCCCCGCCGAGGATTCTGGGCGTGTACAGCCGCCCGGGCTTCTGGTACTGGCTCAAGGTCATCGTGTTCTATATACTGGTCAAAGTCCGCCGATGG AGTAACAAGACGGGCGGCTCTGGGGCCGACGTGGGCTACGGCGTCAAGTCTCGCGACCGCCCCGAGCTGATGGAGTGTGTGCAACCACTCTCTGACCACCCCAAG GCCATCGACGCCGTGTATTTCAACGCCGCCAACGAGAACGGTTACTACCTAGTGGCGGCCACGGCGCGGCGCCCCAAGGGAGTCATCAACGGCCTTCTCTTCCTCAGG ATCCCAAGCGTGGGGTTGCTTCAGCTGCCTAAGATGCCCGACACAATGATGTTTGGGAACGGGAGTCAGTTTGCCGCTGAGGGCCTGCGCATCACCCCAGTCAAGCCCATGGCTTCCTGGAAGATTCAGTACGAAGGTCCCATGAA GATGAGGGGCAGCCCATTGGCTAGGTATCAGGTGGAGTTGGATGTTCAATGGACCAGCAACCAACCTTACTTCGACTTCGACACGGACATGGATGCGAGGGCCCTGGCGAGGAGCATTGCCAGGGAGCCATGGTCTCGCAAGTACTTCCAAGGTCTCAGAGA GGCACACCAGAGCCACTATGAGCAGATGGGTCGCATAGAGGGcacggtggtggtggacggccaccCCTATGTTCTTCGACTTGATTCAATGAGGGACCACAGCTATG GCCACAAGCGAGAGTGGAAGCTGATGCACCGGTACGGCCTGCACATGTTTGCCACCAAAGATGGTCTACAGGGTAATGTGGGTATTATCTGCCAGCCCGCCACATGCACACA GCTGGAAATGGGCTACATATATGAGGACGGCAAAATGTTGCCTGTGAGCAGGGTCAACCTTCCCCTGTGGCAGCATGGGGAGAATGGGCACCCACCATCAGACTATGCCTTCTCCTTTGTGGCAG GTGGGAAGCAGTACGTTGTGGAAGTGTCTGTCTTAGAGGCACCAGAGTTCTACATCGGCTGGGAGTGGGAGACGCGCGTGGTGGAGCGAATGGCCACTTTCAG AATAAATGGCCGTAAAGGATGGGGCCTCGCTGAGTGGGAGTACCGCCACCATGGTGGTCGTCCTCGTGCATACAGTGTTGGTGACCCTGCCTGGACGAATGACCTTGTAAAAG AAGCAGAAGACGACACGATAGAGATAAAATCAGATGATGGCCCCCAGTGTGTGATTCATTATCCTGAACTCATGTCTGATAAACCTTCTCGAATAATACTTCTCAGTGACAGGAGTTATGGCAAACTTATTGAATGCAAAAATATCAGAATGGAATTAGGAGCTGAAGTTTGTCATGATCAGTGTGAAACTATTCCTGCTCCTAATTATGATCCTAAAAGAGATGGGTATCACAGACCATGCTACATGAAGTTTGTCAAAGTcaagacaaacacaaaaataagtaCTGTTGAAAACAGTAttgaaaatcaaaacaaaacccAAGAAGAAATCTTCTCTGAGAAAAGCAAACCCCAAGATGTAAGTTACTCAGATCAAAGCAAACCTGAACTTGGGAAGCAGAGTGATCAAAGTAAAGCAGAACAGGAAATCCATTCTGATCACAGCCACACTCATCATCAAATCAGCCTCGAAAATCACAGTGAAACAAAAGATGAATATTCCTCTGGTGACAGGAAAACCAAGAATGAAAATTTTATTGAGGAAAGTATAAATGAATATGGAAACTATTCAAATGGAAGCCAATATGAAAATGATTCTGCATCTCAGTGTGAAACTGTTCATGAAAACTATTCTGATCCTATCAAAGAAATTGAACACAAAGACCATACAGACTCAAGCAACATAACATCTTAG
- the LOC126995648 gene encoding uncharacterized protein LOC126995648 isoform X3 gives MLYLVVGVAALTWLVLWSTTPPPRILGVYSRPGFWYWLKVIVFYILVKVRRWSNKTGGSGADVGYGVKSRDRPELMECVQPLSDHPKAIDAVYFNAANENGYYLVAATARRPKGVINGLLFLRIPSVGLLQLPKMPDTMMFGNGSQFAAEGLRITPVKPMASWKIQYEGPMKMRGSPLARYQVELDVQWTSNQPYFDFDTDMDARALARSIAREPWSRKYFQGLREAHQSHYEQMGRIEGTVVVDGHPYVLRLDSMRDHSYGHKREWKLMHRYGLHMFATKDGLQGNVGIICQPATCTQLEMGYIYEDGKMLPVSRVNLPLWQHGENGHPPSDYAFSFVAGGKQYVVEVSVLEAPEFYIGWEWETRVVERMATFRINGRKGWGLAEWEYRHHGGRPRAYSVGDPAWTNDLVKG, from the exons ATGCTGTACCTGGTAGTGGGCGTGGCGGCCCTGACCTGGCTGGTGCTGTGGTCCACAACGCCCCCGCCGAGGATTCTGGGCGTGTACAGCCGCCCGGGCTTCTGGTACTGGCTCAAGGTCATCGTGTTCTATATACTGGTCAAAGTCCGCCGATGG AGTAACAAGACGGGCGGCTCTGGGGCCGACGTGGGCTACGGCGTCAAGTCTCGCGACCGCCCCGAGCTGATGGAGTGTGTGCAACCACTCTCTGACCACCCCAAG GCCATCGACGCCGTGTATTTCAACGCCGCCAACGAGAACGGTTACTACCTAGTGGCGGCCACGGCGCGGCGCCCCAAGGGAGTCATCAACGGCCTTCTCTTCCTCAGG ATCCCAAGCGTGGGGTTGCTTCAGCTGCCTAAGATGCCCGACACAATGATGTTTGGGAACGGGAGTCAGTTTGCCGCTGAGGGCCTGCGCATCACCCCAGTCAAGCCCATGGCTTCCTGGAAGATTCAGTACGAAGGTCCCATGAA GATGAGGGGCAGCCCATTGGCTAGGTATCAGGTGGAGTTGGATGTTCAATGGACCAGCAACCAACCTTACTTCGACTTCGACACGGACATGGATGCGAGGGCCCTGGCGAGGAGCATTGCCAGGGAGCCATGGTCTCGCAAGTACTTCCAAGGTCTCAGAGA GGCACACCAGAGCCACTATGAGCAGATGGGTCGCATAGAGGGcacggtggtggtggacggccaccCCTATGTTCTTCGACTTGATTCAATGAGGGACCACAGCTATG GCCACAAGCGAGAGTGGAAGCTGATGCACCGGTACGGCCTGCACATGTTTGCCACCAAAGATGGTCTACAGGGTAATGTGGGTATTATCTGCCAGCCCGCCACATGCACACA GCTGGAAATGGGCTACATATATGAGGACGGCAAAATGTTGCCTGTGAGCAGGGTCAACCTTCCCCTGTGGCAGCATGGGGAGAATGGGCACCCACCATCAGACTATGCCTTCTCCTTTGTGGCAG GTGGGAAGCAGTACGTTGTGGAAGTGTCTGTCTTAGAGGCACCAGAGTTCTACATCGGCTGGGAGTGGGAGACGCGCGTGGTGGAGCGAATGGCCACTTTCAG AATAAATGGCCGTAAAGGATGGGGCCTCGCTGAGTGGGAGTACCGCCACCATGGTGGTCGTCCTCGTGCATACAGTGTTGGTGACCCTGCCTGGACGAATGACCTTGTAAAAGGTTAG